The Sphingobacteriaceae bacterium region AGCGACCTGTACATCCAGCAAGGTGCCTTGGAAAGCGCCAATGTGGACCTGGCCGCCGAAATGGTGGGCCTCATCACCGCCCAGCGAACCATGCAGTTCGCCGCCCGGGTAGTCCAGACCACCGATGAGATGATGGGCATCGCCAACCGCATTTACCGCTGAGGTGAACCTTCGTAGACAGGGCCGGCCCCTCCCCGTGCCGAAAGGATTTCAGAATCGCTGGTAGGGAGGAAAGCCTCTTGGGCCTTGACATCGAAGGTATTCAGCAGATCATTCCCCACAGGCATCCCTTTTTGCTGGTGGACCGCATCCTGGAGCTGGAGCCGGGCCGGCGGGCCGTAGGCATCAAGAACGTCACCGCCAACGAGTCCTTCTTCGCCGGTCATTTTCCCACCTATGCCGTCATGCCGGGTGTCTTGATCGTGGAAGCCCTGGCCCAGGTAGGGGCCGTGGCCATCCTGTCGGTGCCCGAAAACGCGGGCAAGCTGGCCTTCTTCGCCGGCATCGACAATTTCCGCTTCCGCCGTCCCGTGCGCCCCGGCGACACCTTGACCTTGACGGTGGAGCTGGGCCGGGTGCGGGGTCCCGTAGGCAAGGGCACCGCCCGGGCCGAAGTGGACGGCCAGGAGGTGGCCGGCGGCCAGCTTATGTTTGCGGTCCAGGATCCATCCCCCGCCGGTGAGTAGATAACCGGCCGATTGGGAATAGGCTAATGTAAGCCCGCCCTTGCCGGGCTGCCGATTCCCAAGAGGGGGATGTGACTGGCGCATGGAGACCGACAAGGCTTTAGGTTCCTCTTTTGATGTTGATGAACAGCAGGCCGGCGGCAGCCCCGACCAGGACGCCGCCGGCGAAGCCCCGCCGGAGGAGCCCAACTACAACGACCGGGATTACAACCGGCTGGACACCGCCGCCGGCGGTGACCCGCCCCCCATCAACATCGGCGACCGGGTCAACGTGGTGGTTACCGGCATCGCCGAGTACGGCGTGTTCGTCACTACTCCCCAAGGCCACCGGGGCCTGATCCACATCTCGGAAATTTCGGACTGGTTCGTGGAGGATGCCCGGGATTACTTCTACATCGGCGAGGAACTGCAGGTAGAAGTCATCAGCCGGGAAGAGGGCACGGGGAAATACGCCTTTTCCACCCGCCGCCTGGGCGGCAAGCAGCCTGTGGGCGACGGCTACACCCGGCGCCTCATGTCCTTTCAGCCCAACGCGGACCGGCCCGGCGGCGGGCGTTCAGGGGGCCGCCGCGACCGGTTTGCCGGGGCCGGGCGCCTCAAGGGCCGGGAGCACGAGGAAATCGCCTCCTTCCTGCAACGCCGGGTAGGGGAAGTGTCGCCCGAGGCCGGCCGGCTGCTGGTGGACCTGGTGGCCCGCTACGGGCCCGTACGGGTGGCGTTGGCCCTGGCCGACGTAACCCGACGCTTCGACCGATCCTTGGCGCTGGTGAACTGGGTTGCCCGCAGCCTGGAGCAGGGGGAGCCCTATGCCGCCCAGGAGCCGGAGGCGTAAAAGGCACGGGAAGTCAAAGCCTCTGAGGCGTGAAAGCCCTGGGCCGCCAGCCGCCGGATTTAGGGTTCGGGACGTAGGTTCGGATGTTCAGTCGCCGGTTCCGGTAGCGTCGATGGGATCAAGGGTGGACATCCGGGAACTGCTCCGGTTCACCGGGTTGTTCAGGAAGCGGGACGAGGCGCCCTTGCGGGCCAGGTCGGCGGTGAGCACCCGGGCGGGCACTCCCTGCTGGGCCATGGCCGATTGCAGGGCTGCGGCGATGCTGACCCGCCGCGAGGGGGCGCACAAGGCCAGCACCGAAGGGCCGGATCCGCTGAGGCTGGCGCCGTAGGCCCCCGCCGCCCGGGCGGCCTCCAGCACTTGGGGCAGCCACGGCATCAGGCGGGCCC contains the following coding sequences:
- a CDS encoding S1 RNA-binding domain-containing protein — encoded protein: METDKALGSSFDVDEQQAGGSPDQDAAGEAPPEEPNYNDRDYNRLDTAAGGDPPPINIGDRVNVVVTGIAEYGVFVTTPQGHRGLIHISEISDWFVEDARDYFYIGEELQVEVISREEGTGKYAFSTRRLGGKQPVGDGYTRRLMSFQPNADRPGGGRSGGRRDRFAGAGRLKGREHEEIASFLQRRVGEVSPEAGRLLVDLVARYGPVRVALALADVTRRFDRSLALVNWVARSLEQGEPYAAQEPEA
- the fabZ gene encoding 3-hydroxyacyl-ACP dehydratase FabZ, translating into MGLDIEGIQQIIPHRHPFLLVDRILELEPGRRAVGIKNVTANESFFAGHFPTYAVMPGVLIVEALAQVGAVAILSVPENAGKLAFFAGIDNFRFRRPVRPGDTLTLTVELGRVRGPVGKGTARAEVDGQEVAGGQLMFAVQDPSPAGE